TCAATCCAATATGGAATTTCCGCTGCGGGATGATAAATATGCGGCTACTACGCTGCAACAAGCTACTATACCGGGATTGCGGCTGCTTAACAAAGTAAAACAAACATCTACCTACAACGTTGCCTACCAGGTAACGGATACGGCTGTACTCCGTCCGGCGCACTACTACCGTGGTGAGTGGGCGGTAGCCGATAGTGCTGCCGCACGCAATTTTTCGGCAGTGGGTTTTTATTTTGGAAAGGAGCTGGTGATCGCTACAGGGGTACCTATAGGATTGATCCATGTGGCGATAGGCGGCTCCCCGGCAGAAGCCTGGCTGCGCCCGGCGGCAGCTGCGGGCAATACGCAGGTACAACGCATGTTCACCGGCGACTGGTGGCAGAACCAGTCATTGGAGCCCTGGTGTATCCAGCGTGGTCACGAGAACCTGGATTCGTTGGTACAGCAGGGAGTGGCGGTACCGAAAGACAGTCTCGGTTACAACCACCCTTTTAAACCCGGCTTTCTTTATGAGGCGGCCATTGCGCCGCTGGTAAGTTTCCCGGTAAAAGGTATCATCTGGTACCAGGGCGAGAGTAATGCACTCAGCGACTGGCGTGTACAGCAGCATGAGGTTTTATTCCCTATACTGGTGGCCGATTGGCGCCATCAATGGCAACAGCCGGACCTGCCTTTTTATTATTGCCAGCTCTCTTCCATCGGTACCGAAAAGGGTTACCATTCAGAAAACTGGCCCGCCTTCCGGGACAGTCAACGCCGGTTAACAGACAGCATTCCTCATACAGGCATGGCCGTTACCAGTGATGTGGGCAACCGGGGAGATGTACACCCAAAAGATAAAAAAACAGTAGGAACACGTTTGGCACGTGTAGCATTGCATAATACGTATAGTAAAAGTGTAGCGGGTTCCGGGCCTATACCAGTGAAGGCGGTGTTGCGTAACGGCACCATCACCGTAACATTCCGGTCTGTTGGCAGGAAATTAATGACGCCTGCAGGCGCCACCTT
The Chitinophaga sp. MM2321 DNA segment above includes these coding regions:
- a CDS encoding sialate O-acetylesterase, whose translation is MRYLCLYIVCFLAAQQAGAQLRLDDFFGSDMVLQREKPLHFRGHGIPGKTVVVRFAGKEGTTTVRPDSLWELDLPAMPANAKGQSLTVSMDTARLQLHNILIGDLWVCAGQSNMEFPLRDDKYAATTLQQATIPGLRLLNKVKQTSTYNVAYQVTDTAVLRPAHYYRGEWAVADSAAARNFSAVGFYFGKELVIATGVPIGLIHVAIGGSPAEAWLRPAAAAGNTQVQRMFTGDWWQNQSLEPWCIQRGHENLDSLVQQGVAVPKDSLGYNHPFKPGFLYEAAIAPLVSFPVKGIIWYQGESNALSDWRVQQHEVLFPILVADWRHQWQQPDLPFYYCQLSSIGTEKGYHSENWPAFRDSQRRLTDSIPHTGMAVTSDVGNRGDVHPKDKKTVGTRLARVALHNTYSKSVAGSGPIPVKAVLRNGTITVTFRSVGRKLMTPAGATLKGFSLDNNISLKAKIKGRQVIIKTNVNAHTLKYGWEPYTDANLYNSEGLPASTFAIAVE